CTCGATGTCATAAGGATTGACGATCACAGCGGCCTGGAGCTCGCGGGCTGCGCCGGTGAAGCAGCTAAGGATCAAGACTCCTTGGTCATCGTCGCGAGCGGCAACGAATTCCTTGGCAACAAGGTTCATGCCGTCATGCAGAGAAGTGACCAGACAGATATCTGCTGCCCGATAGTAGGGTTGGATCTCCTGATGGGTATGGTGGCGTTTGAGGAAAACGATTGGCTTCCATTCTTTGGTTTGGAAGCGCCAGTTGATGCGCTCTGCCTCCGCCTCCACGTGTCCGACAAGGTCATGGTATTCCTTGATGTGAGTACGACTCGGGGCTCCCAGTTCAACAAACGTCAATTGCCCCTGGTAGGCGGGGTATTTTTCCAAGAATCGCTCGATTCCCCGGAACCGTTCGATAATTCCTTTTGTGTAGTCAATCCGGTCCACTCCCACGCCTAAGTACGGCGCCTTTACGCCAAGCTCTTTGAGCAAGAGAGCCTTCACTGGCTCCTTGCCGGATTCCACCAACGGCTGGGAAGCGTTACAGGGAAACGCGACGCTGATCGGAAAGGGCTTCACCCAGGTGGTATGGCCGACCCGATTGACGGCGAAGCCCTCCCAGTCAATTCGAGATTCAAGCGCTCGATCTACCGTTTCCAGGAAATTGTTGCAGTGAAACTGAATATGAAATCCGACGAGATCCGCCCCTAATAGTCCATGAAGAAGTTCTCTCTGCCAGGGACAGATGCCAAAGGCTTCCGGGTTGGGCCAGGGAATGTGCCAAAAGATCGCTACGCGGGCATCTGGGCGTTTTTCCTTGATAAGCCGCGGCAGGAGGGCAAAGTGGTAGTCCTGAATCAGGACGCACGGCTCTTCAGTTCCTTCCAGCTCTTCCAGAGCCGATTCCGCGAATTTGACGTTCACGGCCTGGTAATGAGACCAATCCTCGGCTCGAAACTCCGGCCTGGTATGAGCAATGTGGCACAAGGGCCAAAGACCTTCATTGGAAAAGCCGTAATAGTATCCTTCTTCTTCTTCTTTGGTGAGCCACACCCGCCGAAGAGTGTATTGCGGGTCTTCCGGCGGCACCCGGAGCTTGCCGCGCTCGTCCACGGTTTCCCGGTCGGCGTCACCTCCGCCGTGGGCGATCCATGTTCCTCCGCAAGCTCTCAAGATAGGTTCCAGAGCGGTCACCAGCCCGCTCGCTGGCACCACGCACTCGATTTCCTTGCCTTTCCTGGAATGCATGTAGGGCTCTCGGTTAGAAATAACAAAAAGAGACTGTCCATGAAGCTTGCCCCGCACATGCTCTTTCAGTCGCTCAGAAGTCCAAAGGGATTCTGCTGCTTCTCGCAGCCGTGCTTCTTCTTCGGCGGCGGCTCTCGCGGCAGAAAGACTCTTTGTGAGATGGAGAACCTCCCGAGCCAAAGGTTTGAAAAGGTCTGCCCTGAGCAGACCAATCGGTCCAGATGTCTCGCCTGTCCTGAGTCTCTTCATCCATTCGGCCGTTCTTGCGATGGGCCCTGCGATGCTCCAGCGCACAATCAGCACGGTGACCACGGCAATCAGAAGCGTTTGTATCAAAAGCCGAATGAAGTTGAGTCGCCAGGTCCGGGCTGTCTGGATCGGAATGTGACTCGTATCATGCAAGATTACCAATACCCCCGTTACGGCTCCTTCCCGGCGCAGGGGTAGCGCGTAGATGTGCATCAGCTTCTCATTGATCGTTTGGAATTCACCTAAACCCTGGTCAGTGCGAACCGCCTCAAGAGCGGCTGCCGGAGGACGACGCAGTAGGGATGCCAAGCCCGGCGTAATGGCCAGGGAGCGACCATTCGGGTCATAGGCTGCCACGCCACTCAGTCTCTCTCGGTTGCCAAATCTTTCCACGATCCGCTGAAGATTCCGGGAGGGCGCTTTGTCCAGCAGCGGCTCAACACTCTCTTGGAGACTCTCGGCCAGAACTATGGCGCGTCGTTCAACCTCCTCCCTCAATCGTCGCCTTTCCTGACGGACCTGCAAGAAGGTAAAAAGAGAGGCAACGAGCGTCACGCCAATAACAAGCGATAAAATCAGACGGAAAGTAATCCGCATTGTGCTTTTATCTTACACCCATCACAAAGATCATAGAAGCACTCCCGTGGAGCGAGGCTTCAGCTTCGCACCTTGCAGCAATGGACGGCGAGATGCGCTTTCAAGAAATGTGACTCGCCAACGGTGATGGGCGGACTACTGGCGGGGTAGCTCGTGCGGTTGGCCGCTGGCGGCGCTGGGTGTTGGGTACAGGTCGCGTGCTAGAATGCTTCATTCCAGGAGGCAACGTGGCTCAACTGATGGACGAACAGGAATTTCGCCTCAAGGCGGACGTGATGCTCGAGGACGCCAGGAAGGCGCTCTTGCCGCTGGCGGATGAGCACGACTTTGAAGTCGAGTTCGACGCCGGCACGCTCAACCTCACGTTTGAAGAGCCGCAGCCGGCCCGGTTTGTGATCAGCCCGAACACGCCGGTG
The sequence above is a segment of the Candidatus Acidiferrales bacterium genome. Coding sequences within it:
- a CDS encoding trehalose-6-phosphate synthase, which translates into the protein MREEVERRAIVLAESLQESVEPLLDKAPSRNLQRIVERFGNRERLSGVAAYDPNGRSLAITPGLASLLRRPPAAALEAVRTDQGLGEFQTINEKLMHIYALPLRREGAVTGVLVILHDTSHIPIQTARTWRLNFIRLLIQTLLIAVVTVLIVRWSIAGPIARTAEWMKRLRTGETSGPIGLLRADLFKPLAREVLHLTKSLSAARAAAEEEARLREAAESLWTSERLKEHVRGKLHGQSLFVISNREPYMHSRKGKEIECVVPASGLVTALEPILRACGGTWIAHGGGDADRETVDERGKLRVPPEDPQYTLRRVWLTKEEEEGYYYGFSNEGLWPLCHIAHTRPEFRAEDWSHYQAVNVKFAESALEELEGTEEPCVLIQDYHFALLPRLIKEKRPDARVAIFWHIPWPNPEAFGICPWQRELLHGLLGADLVGFHIQFHCNNFLETVDRALESRIDWEGFAVNRVGHTTWVKPFPISVAFPCNASQPLVESGKEPVKALLLKELGVKAPYLGVGVDRIDYTKGIIERFRGIERFLEKYPAYQGQLTFVELGAPSRTHIKEYHDLVGHVEAEAERINWRFQTKEWKPIVFLKRHHTHQEIQPYYRAADICLVTSLHDGMNLVAKEFVAARDDDQGVLILSCFTGAARELQAAVIVNPYDIE
- the cyaY gene encoding iron donor protein CyaY, which codes for MAQLMDEQEFRLKADVMLEDARKALLPLADEHDFEVEFDAGTLNLTFEEPQPARFVISPNTPVRQIWVSALARSFKLGWSEEASAFVLEKTGETLRQVLARLVNEQLGTGQAIQL